CGTCTCGTTCTGCGCTTATGCCATTTTGGAAAACGAGCTTCTGGAGGTGTTGGATGCCACTGTGGATGCCCGTTTCCAGAATAATCCCTTAGTCACCGGCCCGCCTTATATTCGCTATTACCTGGGAGCGCCGCTAGTGACGCCCGACGGGTTTTCTATTGGCACGCTGTGCCTGATAGATCACCGCCCAAGGGCAATAGGTGACGAGCATAAGCGTCATTTGCAGGCCTTAGCTCACCAAGTTATGAGTCATCTAGAGTTGCAGCGGCTTCAACGTCTGGAGCAACTTATTAATCACGCGGGGCTGGGTGTTTGGGAGCTCGATGTAAGCTCCAATGCGATGTGGGGCAATGAGGCGTTTCTGCGCTTGCATGGCGCTGCGCCGTTAACACCTAGTAGCCGCCTTGAGCTCGCAAACCACTATTTGCCTGAAGATCGCGACACACTGGAAAGCGGGCTGGGGAAGATCATTCATCAGGGCACCCCTTTTGACGCCTGCCTACGTTTGAAAGCCCCCGGCGAAACGGCGATTACCTGGGTACAGTTAACGGGCGCTTCTATCGACGATACGGTGCCCGCCCGCCATATTGCCGGCACCCTGCAGGACATTACGCTCCTTCAGCGGAACAAACACGAACTTGAGTGGCGTCACCGTATCGATGATCTAATCACTCGCCTGCAAGCGAGCATTATTGCTGGAGATAATATCTCCGCTACGTTTTCAGGTGCGCTAGAGGCGCTGCTGTCGCTAACGGAGAGTGAATACGGGTTTATTGGTGAGGTGTTTAAGGATGAGAACGGAGAGCCGTTCCTTAAGACCCACGCCATTACTGATATTAGTTGGGACGACGCCTCACGGGCACTTTACCGTAAGGCACAAGCGCACGGTTTAGTGTTCTCTCAGTTAGACTCACTCTATGGTCATGTTCTGCGTACTGGCAAGCCGCTGATTAGCAATCGACCTTCCCATGATCCAAGGCGTGGCGGACTGCCTAAAGGGCATCCTTCCCTCGATACGCTGTTGTGTCTGCCTGTCTCAGTGGAAGGCGAGATGGTTGCCATGCTGGGACTTGCCAACTGTGCTAAGGGGTATAGCAATGAAACGCTTACGTTGCTTGAGCCATTGCTCCGGCCACTTGGTCAACTGATTCACGGTTTACGCTTGCGCCGTCAGAACGATGAAGCCTGGAAGCGCCTGGAGCTATCCTCCAAGGTGTTTTCTAGCAGTCGTGAAGCGATCATGATCTCGGATAGCGATAATCGCATTATTGAGGTTAATGAAGCATTTGAACGAATTACCGGCTATACCCGTGACGAAGTGCTTGGCAAGAACCCTCGGGTCTTATCGTCAGGGCGCCAAACACCTAGCTTCTATCGGTCACTGTGGGCGTCGCTGAACGAGAAGGGATATTGGCAGGGTGAAGTGCTTAATCGACGCAAAAACGGCGATCCATTGCCAGAGATGCTGTCAATTTCAGTGGTACGCAATGAAACTGGTGACACTACCCATCATGTTGCCGTTTTCTCCGACCTGACGCGTATCAAGCAGCATGCGGATGAGCTGTTTCGAGCGGGGTATGTGGATCGCCTGACCGCACTGCCTAATCGCCGCCACATGATTGAGCTTATGCATGAGGCGCTTGATAGCAGCAAGCCAGATGAAACCCTGGCAATAGCGGTACTCGACTTAGATGGGTTTCAGGAACTCAATTCGAGATTTGGTCGAGCGGGGGCTGATCGAATCCTGGTGGCTTTGGCTGGACAGTTGGTCAATGCGCTAGGGTCAGGTGATCTTATCGCTCGTATCGGCGGGGATGAGTTTGCCTTTTTACTGCACCGATTTGAGGGCAGTCTGGAGCGTTTAGAACTTATACTTCAACAGGTTACGAAACCACTGAGGATACCTGAACTAGGGGTCACAGATAAGACGCCGCTAAGACTGACTGGCAGCCTAGGCGTTACTCTCTTTCCTGCTGATCACAATGATCCTGACACCCTGTTACGTCACGCCGACCAGGCGATGTATCGCGCCAAAATGGTCGGTGGTAATCGTTTCGTCCTGTTCGACCCTGAGCGCGAACAAGAGCTTAAGGACCTTCAGATCCGGCGTGGACAAATTGCACGTGCACTTGATGCAGATGAGTTTGTGCTCTTTTACCAGCCACAGTTTGATCCAGTCCTTCAGCAGGTCACCGGTGTGGAGGCGCTGATCCGCTGGCAGCACCCCGAGCGTGGGCTGCTGGCCCCCGGTCAGTTTCTACCCGCGATTGCTGGCAGCGAACTAGAACTGAGCTTTGATGCATGGGTGCTCGAAACGGCGCTGAAGCAGATGGAGGAGTGGCATGCCAGCGACATCATGCTGGAGGTATGCATTAACCTGAGCCCCCAGTCACTCACCCGAGCCGATTTCTTCGATACTCTGCAGGGTGCGTTAGCCGCACACCCAGATGTGTCGCCAGCACTGCTATGCCTTGAGGTACTGGAGTCTGCGGCGCTGGACGATCTACAAGCCGCGACACAGGTCATGCGTGCCTGTCGCTCGCTAGGGGTGAACGTTGCCTTGGATGATTTTGGTACGGGGTATTCGTCGCTGACCTACCTACGTGATCTGCCCGTGGACGTGGTTAAAGTAGATCGCAGCTTCGTTATCAACATGTTGGAGCGCGATCATGATTTGGCCATTGTTGAGAGCGTTGTGTATCTGGCTAAACGATTCAATAAAAAAGTCGTCGCGGAAGGGGTTGAGAGTAACGCTCACGTCAAACGACTGACAGAAATGGGCTGCCATTTGTTGCAAGGATTCGGTATCGCCCGTCCCATGCCGGCAAAGGCGTTGCAGACGTGGTACGAACATCCCTCAAAAATGCTCAAAGAACTCAACCTTACCTGATAGCTAGCCCCCTTGTGCGGCCAGAAGACAGCGCTACGACAGGATATAAACGTCCATCAAAATGAATTAGCAAAGGGAAATAAAATGCTAATTTAACTGAAAAGTAGCGTTGACTTATACAGGGCGGGTCTGTGATTATAAAAAATAATTAACATTTCAAAGAAAAGCCCGATAGCGGGAGGGTGTGTGTCTGCGCGTCGAAATACAGCCGTCATTTTCGGCATGTTAGCCAGTTTTTCCTGCTTGCAGAGCTATAGCCAACCTGTTTATTCAGATAGCTTGGATAATTTTGCTGCACAGCTGTTATGTAGTGATAACGCTGGCTGCCCTCCCTCGCAAAGCACAGCCCCCAGTAACCCTTTGGTAATCGAAGGCACCGTTCTGCCGGATGATGCTGCCCGTGGCGTTGATGAAGAGCAGGCCTTTTTTATTCAGCAGGGCGCTTACTTAAATCAAGCGGGTGACCTGGTATCGCTTGAAGGCAGCGCTATCGTTGTAACGCTGCCAGAGCGAGGCCAATTAAAAACGGGTAGCGGAACAGCAGTAGTAACAGCGCCGCTATCTGCCCCTGTCATTATCACTATACCGAGCGAAAAAAGAGAATAATGCGTCACTACCTGAAAAATGGGAGGGCTTGGCTTTGGCTACTCTTCGTACTCAATATTGCCTACTTAGTTTATGAGTTAGCGTTTAACAGTCGCCTGGTGGATGCATCGGTTGCCCGCTTATCGAGCGGTGATATTAGAGCGCTGGAATTAGAGGGGCGGATACTGTCGGGTATCGGACTTAGCTTGCTGCTACTACGCCTGATCACATTAAAAAATAAGCCAACCAAGTTGTTTATAAAGCAGGTGACGCTGGCGATTGCCATTGGCTTCCCAGTCATGTTTTTTGGTCAGCGCATCTTAGTTGATGTATTGATTGATCGCACTTCTGCCGAGCAGCGCATGGATGCTCAGCATCTTCTCCTGATGAAACGGGGTCTTGCCACTAACTCACTGCAGTTGGAAGGTATTGTGTTTGATGAAGAAGATCTCGATTCACCTCATACGCGTAGCTTTCTTTCTGTATTAGGGCTGATGACGTTTGTCTCTCCCGCCTTTGTTGATGATCTCAAGGCAGAGGCAGAGCGCATTATTCATCAAGTAGCGACAAATGAGGCGAGTAAGGAACTGCCAGAAAGCTACCAAGCCTATGAAACGTTGCAAGGGTCTATCCGTAGTGCATGGGATGCGTATAAAACGATTTCGGATAATTATTGGGCAGCCCAGCAAGAGATCTCCAGTCACGCTGAGCAAGCCTGGTTAGACGTTCAAGAAGACCTGTTAAGCCAATGGCAAGATAATCAAATAGAAGGAAGTGAAGAAGCTTTTACTCGTCAGGTGCTGACACTGCAGCGCAGTTTGGCAACCTATTTTAATGCCCGACAGCGATGTGAAAGTGGCCGTTTTAGAAATGAGTGTATTGTCCGAGTTGAAGAGATCTACCGTGAAGAAGTGGTTGATAACTTAGGACACTATATTGCCCCCACCGACTGGTGCTATACCCCCGAAGTAGTGACCCAAAATGTCCGTCGTGGTAACCGCTTTGTTACTGAGCAGCGAACCGTTCAGCGCTGTGAAGACCTCTCTTACGATCATTTGAATGGGAAGCTAGCCACCGTTTTAGGTGCGCCTGCTTCTTATGAACACTTTGTGGCGAGTGATGACGTTGCTGCTCAGGTAAGGCAGGCAATGCTGGCGCAGGGTATTGAGCTACCCAGTGATTGGCGCGCGAATGACCGGGAGGGATTTCTTGAGGCGATTATTGCAGAGCAGTCTCACGAGATAGGCGAGCAAGCAGATCAGTCCATGCAGCAACATTTAGGTGCATCGCTACCGCTTGATTTGAATGCCGACGCCTTTATTGCCTCTCAGCCAATTCAGGACCAGTTACACGAAGCATTACAACCACGCGATCAACAGATGGTCATCACGTTGGACCTGACGCCAGAGCAGTTCAGAGACCAGATACTGTTGCCACACTATTTAGCGTACGCCGAAGCAGAGCGGCAGCGGTTATATGACGACGCACAATTGCTCGCGAATGGTCAGCCTAGAGAAGATGAAGGTAAGCAGTACGTTCGAGCGCTCATCGTGCCCCCGATTGCAATGGGCTTTTCGCTATTTTTTGCGTTAGTGAATGCGATTGGTTTGGCCGCAAGCGTTCCTGTACTGATGGATTCCAAGCGTCGCTGGTTACCCCACGTTATCAAAGTAGGTGGGCTAGTGGTCGTTGTCACTATTCCTATGCTGAGTAGTGCAGCGGTGACGCAAACCGCAACGTACCGCTACTTTAATGAGGAATTTCAGCGTTCAATGACCACCGGGGGGGCGTTATTTGCCACCTGGGTAATCCACACCCAGCCGGTGATCTATTCGATAGGGCGCTTCACTTCCTATTTTGCGCCCCCGTTGGTAAGTGGGCACTCCAACGCCATAGAGCGTCCTGGAGACGCTAAACAGGAAAGCGAAGCAACGCCTGGCTCTGCGGAAGAAGCCTCGGTAGAAACGCTGGCTGAGCCAGCCGCTCCATCCTCTTCTCCTCCCGCCGCCCAGGAAGACGGCAGCCCTATGGCTTTGCCAGATGACGGTAGGCCGTTAGGCGTGGTGCATTTAGATGCCTCGACACCGTTAGAAAGCCAACTAGCCACACTGCATGAAAACATGCCCCATCACGCGGCACTTATTGATGTCCAGCAGCTCAGTGACGGCAACTGGGCGATCCATCGTTCTCCGGTTATCACTGGCGAAGGTACCTGCCTCACCAACTTCTCAAGAGCGATGGATATTAGTCGAGTAAATAGCCTTCAGTGGCGCGCAGCCCGGCATG
This genomic window from Halomonas sp. TD01 contains:
- a CDS encoding bifunctional diguanylate cyclase/phosphodiesterase, which translates into the protein MVAPLPPNEADRLRAMWRYIRHNQAPDSVLDAITRSAAKFFDVPIVLISLVEEECQWFKSQVGLEIANTPRDVSFCAYAILENELLEVLDATVDARFQNNPLVTGPPYIRYYLGAPLVTPDGFSIGTLCLIDHRPRAIGDEHKRHLQALAHQVMSHLELQRLQRLEQLINHAGLGVWELDVSSNAMWGNEAFLRLHGAAPLTPSSRLELANHYLPEDRDTLESGLGKIIHQGTPFDACLRLKAPGETAITWVQLTGASIDDTVPARHIAGTLQDITLLQRNKHELEWRHRIDDLITRLQASIIAGDNISATFSGALEALLSLTESEYGFIGEVFKDENGEPFLKTHAITDISWDDASRALYRKAQAHGLVFSQLDSLYGHVLRTGKPLISNRPSHDPRRGGLPKGHPSLDTLLCLPVSVEGEMVAMLGLANCAKGYSNETLTLLEPLLRPLGQLIHGLRLRRQNDEAWKRLELSSKVFSSSREAIMISDSDNRIIEVNEAFERITGYTRDEVLGKNPRVLSSGRQTPSFYRSLWASLNEKGYWQGEVLNRRKNGDPLPEMLSISVVRNETGDTTHHVAVFSDLTRIKQHADELFRAGYVDRLTALPNRRHMIELMHEALDSSKPDETLAIAVLDLDGFQELNSRFGRAGADRILVALAGQLVNALGSGDLIARIGGDEFAFLLHRFEGSLERLELILQQVTKPLRIPELGVTDKTPLRLTGSLGVTLFPADHNDPDTLLRHADQAMYRAKMVGGNRFVLFDPEREQELKDLQIRRGQIARALDADEFVLFYQPQFDPVLQQVTGVEALIRWQHPERGLLAPGQFLPAIAGSELELSFDAWVLETALKQMEEWHASDIMLEVCINLSPQSLTRADFFDTLQGALAAHPDVSPALLCLEVLESAALDDLQAATQVMRACRSLGVNVALDDFGTGYSSLTYLRDLPVDVVKVDRSFVINMLERDHDLAIVESVVYLAKRFNKKVVAEGVESNAHVKRLTEMGCHLLQGFGIARPMPAKALQTWYEHPSKMLKELNLT